One genomic segment of Flavobacteriaceae bacterium includes these proteins:
- a CDS encoding phenylalanine--tRNA ligase subunit beta, whose amino-acid sequence MKISYNWLRQFLQVDKTTSEIGELLTDLGLEVESIVSVSPVKGNLEGVVVGEVLTCEQHSNADRLKIAVVDLGQGTPVQIVCGASNIAAGQKVPVATIGTVLYNDQGEEFKIKKGKIRGEESHGMICAEDELGLGTNHDGIMILDVSLAPGIPAADVFNIEEDTVFEIGLTPNRSDAMSHFGVARDLRAGLIQKGVQLELIKPSVSDFHVNERTLKIDVEVANKNLAPRYCGITITNIEVKEAPDRIQKRLKTIGITPKNNIIDITNYVLHELGQPLHAFDAQKIRGNKIVVSTLEEGIKFTTLDGVERTLHKDDIMICDGYANPLCIAGVFGGLNSGITPNTTSVFLESAYFDPISVRKTAKRHALNTDASFRFERGIDIHTTEYALKRAALLIETYANGKISSDISDFYPEKIEGFQVFFSYENAYKLIGQEIDKESIKNILVSLEIKINNETEVGLGLTIPPYRTDVQRESDIIEEVLRVYGYNNIEFSHKLNTSISFDNNDHIKLENLVANQLSSLGFYEIMTNSLTKEKYTSFSDGLHTHSDIKILNPLSSDLGVMRQSLLFSGLTSVSYNINRKNNSLKLYEFGKTYHKRESGYREAKHMALFVSGNKNKERWNTHSEVSGFFYIKGVVEAVLERLGFTNLNTSPSKMSIFNEGVSLSSGKIKLVEFGTVNHAVLKAFGIKQGVLFADFNWQTMLNIVGSKKTEITELPKFPPVKRDLALLINTEVTFEEIYHLAFQSEKKRLKEVDLFDVYTGDTLPEGKKSYAVSFLLHDDNKTLEDKQIDKIMQKLQQTFEKHLGAVLR is encoded by the coding sequence ATGAAGATATCGTACAATTGGTTACGACAATTTCTGCAAGTTGACAAGACTACGTCCGAAATAGGTGAACTGCTTACGGATTTGGGATTAGAAGTGGAGAGTATTGTATCCGTAAGCCCGGTAAAAGGAAATTTGGAAGGAGTGGTAGTTGGTGAAGTATTAACCTGTGAACAGCACTCAAATGCTGACAGGTTAAAAATAGCGGTGGTGGATTTGGGGCAGGGAACTCCGGTACAAATTGTTTGCGGTGCATCAAATATAGCTGCCGGTCAAAAAGTTCCGGTGGCTACCATAGGCACTGTCTTATATAATGATCAAGGTGAGGAATTTAAAATTAAAAAAGGGAAGATTAGAGGGGAGGAAAGCCACGGAATGATTTGTGCCGAGGATGAATTAGGACTGGGGACTAACCACGATGGTATTATGATATTGGATGTGTCGTTAGCTCCGGGAATCCCGGCTGCCGACGTCTTCAATATTGAAGAAGATACTGTCTTTGAAATTGGACTCACTCCTAACCGTTCGGACGCAATGAGTCATTTTGGAGTTGCAAGAGATCTGAGAGCCGGATTGATTCAAAAAGGAGTCCAGTTGGAATTGATCAAACCTTCCGTAAGTGATTTTCATGTAAATGAAAGAACCTTAAAAATTGATGTTGAAGTAGCAAACAAAAATTTAGCACCCAGATATTGTGGGATTACCATCACAAATATTGAGGTAAAGGAGGCTCCCGACCGGATTCAAAAACGATTAAAAACCATAGGCATTACGCCTAAAAATAATATTATAGACATCACAAATTATGTGTTGCATGAACTTGGGCAACCTTTGCATGCTTTTGATGCTCAAAAGATCAGAGGAAATAAGATTGTTGTTTCCACCTTGGAAGAAGGAATAAAGTTTACCACTTTAGATGGTGTAGAAAGAACTTTGCATAAAGATGATATTATGATTTGTGACGGCTATGCCAATCCTTTGTGCATTGCAGGAGTTTTTGGAGGCCTCAATTCCGGTATTACTCCAAATACAACATCTGTTTTTTTAGAAAGTGCTTATTTTGATCCGATATCCGTTAGAAAAACTGCTAAAAGACATGCACTAAATACAGATGCTTCTTTTAGATTTGAAAGAGGTATTGATATCCATACTACCGAGTATGCCCTAAAAAGAGCTGCTTTACTGATAGAGACATACGCAAATGGAAAAATATCTTCGGACATATCGGATTTTTATCCCGAAAAAATAGAAGGTTTTCAAGTATTTTTCTCCTATGAAAATGCGTATAAACTAATCGGACAGGAGATAGATAAGGAGAGCATTAAAAATATTCTGGTTTCACTGGAAATTAAAATTAATAATGAAACGGAAGTAGGTCTGGGATTAACGATTCCGCCTTACAGGACAGATGTCCAAAGAGAATCGGATATCATTGAAGAGGTTTTAAGAGTGTACGGCTATAATAATATCGAATTTTCACACAAATTAAATACTTCTATTTCTTTTGATAATAATGACCACATAAAATTAGAGAATCTGGTAGCAAACCAGTTGTCATCTCTTGGATTTTATGAAATAATGACCAATTCTCTTACCAAAGAAAAATATACTTCTTTTTCGGATGGCTTACATACACATTCTGATATAAAAATCCTCAATCCGTTAAGTAGTGATCTGGGAGTTATGCGTCAGTCGTTACTGTTTAGCGGTTTAACATCTGTTTCATACAACATCAACAGAAAAAATAATTCTCTGAAACTGTATGAATTTGGAAAGACATATCATAAGCGTGAAAGCGGGTACCGGGAAGCTAAACACATGGCACTATTCGTATCCGGAAATAAAAATAAAGAACGGTGGAATACCCATTCCGAAGTGTCGGGTTTCTTTTATATAAAAGGGGTTGTTGAAGCTGTTTTAGAAAGGTTGGGTTTTACTAATTTAAACACTTCTCCTTCAAAAATGAGTATTTTCAATGAGGGGGTAAGTCTAAGTTCCGGCAAAATTAAGCTGGTAGAATTTGGTACTGTAAACCATGCTGTTTTAAAAGCATTCGGAATTAAGCAAGGCGTTTTATTTGCTGATTTTAACTGGCAGACTATGCTAAATATAGTCGGGAGTAAAAAAACAGAGATAACAGAATTGCCTAAATTCCCCCCGGTAAAAAGAGATTTGGCATTACTAATCAATACAGAAGTTACTTTTGAAGAAATCTATCATTTAGCATTTCAATCCGAAAAGAAACGACTAAAAGAAGTGGATTTGTTTGATGTATATACAGGCGATACCTTGCCGGAAGGTAAAAAATCATATGCAGTGAGTTTTTTATTGCACGATGATAATAAAACACTGGAAGACAAACAGATAGATAAAATAATGCAAAAATTACAGCAAACCTTTGAAAAGCATTTAGGAGCTGTTTTAAGGTAG
- a CDS encoding LysE family translocator encodes MNIEILLSFVLATAVLAASTGPDNLFVLAQSMVHGKKHGLATVAGLMSGCIIHTSFIAFGLSAIIKENVSVFFIIKLLGAAYLCYLAFQVFKSDSKIRISTNNVPKKTTIQLFKTGFLMNVLNPKVTFFFLAFFPEFLFSDILSTVVQFYVLGGLFIITSFIIFSSIAFLGSTLFKYLTKYKKTGVYLKWGQIIIFIGIAILVLI; translated from the coding sequence TTGAATATAGAAATACTACTTTCATTTGTACTGGCAACTGCTGTACTGGCAGCCTCTACCGGTCCGGATAATCTATTTGTACTTGCTCAGAGTATGGTGCATGGCAAAAAACACGGATTAGCCACTGTAGCAGGGCTGATGTCAGGTTGTATTATTCATACAAGCTTTATTGCTTTTGGATTGTCAGCCATCATAAAAGAAAATGTATCTGTTTTTTTTATCATTAAATTACTTGGGGCTGCTTACTTATGCTATTTGGCTTTTCAGGTTTTTAAAAGCGATTCTAAAATTAGGATTTCAACGAACAATGTACCCAAAAAAACAACTATACAATTGTTTAAAACAGGTTTTTTAATGAATGTACTAAACCCTAAAGTTACCTTTTTCTTTTTAGCTTTTTTCCCGGAATTTTTATTTTCCGATATCCTTTCCACTGTAGTCCAATTTTACGTATTGGGCGGACTCTTTATCATTACATCTTTTATTATTTTTTCTTCAATAGCATTTTTGGGGAGTACTCTTTTTAAATACCTTACTAAGTATAAAAAAACAGGAGTCTATTTAAAATGGGGGCAAATTATTATATTTATCGGGATTGCTATTTTAGTTTTGATTTAA
- a CDS encoding phage tail protein, translating to MESYLAEIRLFAGTFAPENWAFCDGRVIAISDNEKLYSLLGTTYGGDGRTNFALPDLRSRVPVGAGKGQGLSYVREGQRYGWFKSSVTLTLGNLPPHTHKVSGSTVALLCNNASPEDSDNPQGNFLSRTSPNKYYKSTANAQMGTSPVKINIEPAGGSKPVDINQPSLGMNYIICIQGLSPSR from the coding sequence ATGGAGAGTTATTTAGCAGAAATCCGATTATTTGCAGGAACTTTTGCCCCGGAAAACTGGGCATTTTGTGATGGTCGGGTAATAGCTATTAGTGATAATGAAAAACTGTATTCACTTTTAGGTACTACCTATGGTGGCGATGGTAGAACCAATTTTGCATTGCCCGATTTGAGGTCCAGAGTTCCTGTGGGTGCCGGTAAAGGTCAAGGTTTGAGCTATGTAAGAGAGGGGCAGAGATATGGGTGGTTCAAATCATCAGTAACTTTAACTCTAGGTAACTTACCCCCACATACCCACAAGGTTTCAGGTAGTACGGTTGCTCTGCTATGTAACAATGCCAGTCCGGAAGATAGTGATAACCCGCAAGGGAATTTTTTGTCGCGTACATCTCCCAATAAATATTATAAAAGTACGGCAAATGCGCAAATGGGGACATCACCGGTTAAGATTAACATAGAGCCTGCGGGAGGAAGTAAACCGGTTGATATCAATCAACCTTCTTTAGGCATGAATTATATCATTTGTATACAGGGATTATCTCCTTCCCGATGA
- a CDS encoding histidine phosphatase family protein yields MKTLYIVRHAKSSWEYDKIEDINRPLKQRGIKDAHLLSKFLSKEIAKPDVFVSSSANRALHTAVIFCENFEYPLSNLKIKRQLYSFSDGYLVKTVKALDDSFNSAIIFSHDHGINTFVNKFGDKPIAHVPTCGVIGITFAEKHWKDIKKGKTILAEFPKDHK; encoded by the coding sequence GTGAAAACACTTTATATTGTAAGACATGCCAAATCTTCCTGGGAATATGATAAAATAGAGGATATCAACAGGCCTCTAAAACAACGTGGCATTAAAGATGCACATCTGCTTTCCAAATTCTTATCTAAAGAAATAGCCAAACCGGATGTATTTGTTTCCAGCAGTGCAAACAGAGCATTACATACTGCTGTTATTTTCTGTGAGAATTTTGAGTATCCTCTTTCGAATCTGAAAATTAAACGACAGCTCTATAGTTTTAGCGATGGTTATTTGGTAAAAACGGTTAAGGCTTTGGATGACAGTTTTAATTCGGCAATCATTTTTAGTCACGATCACGGTATCAATACGTTTGTTAATAAATTTGGTGATAAGCCCATTGCTCATGTGCCAACTTGTGGTGTTATAGGTATTACATTTGCAGAGAAACACTGGAAGGATATTAAAAAAGGAAAAACTATTTTGGCAGAATTTCCTAAAGATCATAAATAA
- a CDS encoding T9SS type A sorting domain-containing protein: MKQQTFSFIGILMLFFNYSSTGQSNNWRTAALKEEANYFEIVNSTRQELDLLRGRTDIESKKKIKQFERWASLWRNRIKPDGSFVSPYHDYSEWLKDNARQAQLPDHVRSSTEWSLIGPTTIPISTFLAPNYSGMGRVNCIAFNGTNVNTLYIGTPSGGIWKTTDGGNTWIPKGDNFPNMGVSDIVINPSNPNVLYLATGDFDAQHNFSIGVLKSTDAGDTWNTTGLTFNVTEMNTIGNLLIDPNNTETIFATTTNSIKRSTDGGANWADVFVESNANFNDIQYKTGSNTIIYATSNSGKFYISTNNGVSWTTASAPTTSGRLEIAQTSNDPDLILSVDQSGVVRKSTNQGSSWATVHTFTMFNSQGGYNLTIAISPINKNLIFVGDINGWRSQNGGSTWEAYLNGFWQTGDPYFYVHADHHDFVFVSGTNMAFSGNDGGIYKGDASSSTAWTDLSSGLAITQFYHVSGTPQDEGKLILGAQDNDAAVYNGTSFTSVGVGDGVAGLWDYSNSNIAWACGQHGLLKRTTDGFASEPEILNVPMVPTPFTWELEIHPTVPTTIFGGFNEIYKSTNRGDSWTNMNSGTGIPISIALAPSDGNIIYVYGLNGLKKTTNGGASWTTLPNPQDFTITGIAIHPTNPNEVYICYGGYLSAHVYKSTDGGISWQNISGSLPNIPAYDIDYRTGTTDGELFLATHFGVYYWRNSNADWVKLDNGLPNVIVRDINIFYSTEKIRVATFGRGSWEASISSAALGVEENALSEDAVSLFPNPTNNKSFNIKLNNLTGKSSVLIYNIIGSVVKHFETSNDLNNVDLSNFSEGIYLVQITNNNQSITKKIIVK; the protein is encoded by the coding sequence ATGAAACAACAGACATTTTCCTTTATAGGAATCCTAATGCTTTTCTTTAATTATTCTTCCACAGGACAAAGTAATAATTGGAGAACTGCAGCATTAAAAGAAGAAGCGAATTATTTTGAAATTGTAAACTCTACAAGACAAGAGTTAGATCTTTTAAGAGGTAGGACGGATATAGAAAGCAAAAAGAAAATCAAGCAATTTGAGCGTTGGGCAAGCCTTTGGAGAAATAGAATTAAACCTGATGGTTCTTTTGTTTCCCCTTATCATGATTATAGTGAATGGTTAAAAGACAATGCTCGTCAAGCTCAACTACCCGATCATGTCAGGAGTAGTACTGAGTGGTCATTAATAGGACCAACAACAATACCAATATCTACTTTTCTTGCTCCAAATTATTCCGGAATGGGGAGAGTCAATTGCATTGCTTTCAATGGTACCAATGTAAATACACTGTATATTGGAACGCCTAGCGGTGGCATTTGGAAAACTACTGACGGTGGGAACACATGGATTCCAAAAGGGGATAATTTTCCAAATATGGGTGTCTCTGATATTGTTATTAATCCATCAAATCCAAATGTTTTATATCTAGCAACGGGAGACTTCGATGCTCAACATAATTTTTCTATAGGTGTTCTAAAATCTACGGATGCCGGAGATACATGGAATACAACAGGGCTGACTTTTAATGTAACTGAAATGAACACGATTGGAAATTTATTAATTGACCCTAATAACACAGAAACTATTTTTGCAACAACAACAAATTCCATCAAAAGAAGCACAGACGGCGGTGCTAATTGGGCTGATGTCTTTGTTGAAAGTAATGCCAACTTCAATGATATTCAATATAAAACAGGTAGTAATACTATTATCTATGCAACTTCTAATAGTGGTAAGTTTTACATTTCAACAAATAATGGGGTATCTTGGACAACGGCATCAGCCCCTACTACTTCAGGAAGACTAGAAATAGCTCAAACAAGTAATGATCCAGATTTAATTCTATCTGTTGACCAGAGTGGTGTTGTTAGAAAGTCAACAAATCAGGGAAGTAGTTGGGCAACTGTCCATACCTTCACCATGTTTAACTCCCAAGGGGGGTACAATTTAACTATTGCAATTTCTCCAATCAATAAAAATCTTATTTTTGTGGGGGATATTAATGGTTGGAGATCGCAAAATGGTGGCTCTACATGGGAAGCTTATTTGAATGGCTTTTGGCAGACAGGCGACCCTTATTTCTATGTACATGCTGACCACCATGATTTTGTATTTGTTTCCGGCACTAATATGGCATTCTCTGGAAATGACGGAGGAATTTATAAAGGAGATGCTTCTTCAAGTACTGCTTGGACAGATTTGTCTTCAGGCTTGGCAATCACACAATTTTATCATGTATCAGGGACCCCTCAGGATGAAGGAAAATTAATTTTAGGAGCTCAAGATAATGACGCGGCTGTTTATAACGGTACCTCTTTTACCTCAGTGGGAGTGGGTGACGGAGTTGCAGGATTGTGGGATTATTCGAATTCTAATATTGCTTGGGCCTGTGGCCAACATGGTTTATTAAAAAGAACTACAGACGGTTTTGCTTCGGAACCAGAAATATTAAATGTACCAATGGTCCCTACTCCTTTTACATGGGAATTAGAAATTCACCCTACGGTTCCAACAACAATTTTTGGTGGTTTTAATGAAATTTACAAATCAACAAATAGGGGAGATAGTTGGACAAATATGAATTCCGGAACTGGTATTCCTATTTCTATTGCTCTGGCTCCTTCTGATGGAAATATCATCTATGTCTATGGACTCAACGGCTTAAAAAAAACAACAAACGGAGGAGCTTCCTGGACTACATTACCAAACCCGCAGGATTTCACAATAACAGGTATTGCTATCCATCCTACTAACCCTAATGAAGTTTATATTTGTTATGGTGGATATCTTTCAGCTCACGTATATAAATCAACAGACGGAGGCATATCTTGGCAAAATATTTCAGGAAGCTTGCCTAATATTCCAGCTTATGATATTGATTATAGAACCGGAACTACAGACGGTGAATTATTCCTAGCAACACATTTCGGAGTCTATTACTGGAGAAACTCTAATGCAGATTGGGTAAAACTTGACAATGGCCTTCCAAATGTAATTGTTCGTGATATTAACATTTTTTACAGTACTGAAAAAATAAGAGTTGCCACCTTTGGAAGAGGCTCTTGGGAGGCTTCTATAAGTTCAGCGGCCTTGGGAGTTGAAGAAAATGCATTATCTGAAGATGCTGTAAGTTTATTTCCAAATCCAACAAACAATAAAAGTTTTAATATAAAATTAAATAATTTGACTGGAAAAAGTAGCGTATTGATATATAATATTATTGGAAGTGTTGTGAAACATTTTGAAACCAGTAATGATTTAAATAATGTTGATCTAAGCAACTTTTCAGAGGGAATTTATTTAGTACAAATTACAAATAACAACCAGAGTATTACTAAGAAAATAATTGTAAAATAA
- the pdxH gene encoding pyridoxamine 5'-phosphate oxidase, translating into MSQDLSNYRKSYKKQELLEVNCPENPMELFQKWFLNADQSEMAKETNAMTISTIGEDGFPKNRVVLLKKYTWEGFIFYTNYDSEKGIAILKNNRVCLSFFWPALEQQIIIKGGAKKIPENLSDGYFESRPEGSKLGAWASNQSQIVSSRKTLDNALKTYQQQFKEKEIPRPSYWGGFLVKPVSMEFWQGRPNRMHDRIRYTLEKDFLWNIERLAP; encoded by the coding sequence AGAGCTTTTAGAAGTCAATTGCCCGGAAAATCCGATGGAATTGTTCCAAAAATGGTTTTTGAATGCAGATCAATCTGAAATGGCAAAAGAAACCAATGCGATGACTATAAGTACTATTGGAGAAGACGGTTTTCCTAAAAACAGAGTGGTTTTACTAAAGAAATATACTTGGGAGGGTTTTATCTTTTATACAAACTATGACTCGGAAAAAGGAATAGCCATTTTAAAAAATAATCGTGTATGCCTTTCTTTCTTTTGGCCTGCATTAGAGCAGCAAATTATTATTAAAGGAGGCGCCAAAAAAATTCCGGAAAACCTCTCTGACGGCTATTTTGAATCTCGCCCGGAAGGAAGTAAGCTGGGAGCCTGGGCGTCTAACCAAAGTCAAATAGTTTCTTCAAGGAAAACACTAGACAATGCCTTAAAAACATATCAACAACAATTTAAAGAAAAAGAAATTCCCAGACCCTCATACTGGGGAGGTTTTTTAGTAAAACCTGTTTCTATGGAATTTTGGCAGGGAAGACCCAACCGAATGCATGACAGGATTCGCTATACACTGGAAAAGGATTTTTTATGGAACATCGAACGATTAGCTCCTTAA
- a CDS encoding exopolyphosphatase, with protein MLQIKKYGAIDIGSNAIRLLISNIVEEKNKKPLFKKSSIVRVPIRLGADTFVTGKISDDNIQRIIDALQAFKLIMKVNGVEKYKACATSALRESKNGIAVTDTIFEQTDIKIDIISGKEEAAIISFTDLNQLIKSDSTYLYVDVGGGSTEFTIFSEGKLIKSKSFKMGTVRLLNTPKDVNKAIFKNVEKWITQHTAPYKKITLIGSGGNINKLFKLSGRTEGKPISYIYLNAQYQFLKKLSYADRISELSLNPDRADVIIPATKIYLSAMKWSGARKIYVPKIGLADGIIKSLYYSKF; from the coding sequence TTGTTGCAGATAAAAAAATACGGAGCTATTGATATCGGATCTAATGCCATTCGATTACTGATTTCCAATATTGTCGAGGAAAAAAATAAAAAACCTCTTTTTAAAAAATCCTCCATAGTACGGGTTCCTATCCGATTAGGAGCCGATACTTTTGTAACCGGAAAAATCAGTGATGACAATATTCAAAGAATAATAGACGCATTACAGGCTTTTAAGCTCATTATGAAAGTAAACGGAGTTGAAAAGTATAAAGCTTGCGCCACGTCTGCTCTAAGAGAATCTAAAAACGGAATAGCTGTTACCGACACTATTTTTGAACAAACCGATATAAAAATCGACATTATTAGCGGGAAAGAAGAAGCCGCTATTATTTCTTTTACAGATTTAAATCAACTCATTAAAAGTGATAGCACTTATCTTTATGTTGACGTAGGTGGAGGAAGTACGGAATTTACTATTTTTTCCGAAGGTAAACTAATAAAATCCAAGTCCTTTAAGATGGGAACGGTTCGTTTATTGAATACCCCTAAAGATGTCAATAAAGCTATCTTTAAAAATGTTGAAAAATGGATCACTCAACATACTGCTCCGTATAAAAAAATAACACTCATCGGATCAGGAGGTAATATCAATAAACTTTTTAAACTCTCCGGCAGAACTGAAGGAAAACCCATCTCTTATATTTATTTAAATGCTCAATATCAGTTTTTAAAGAAATTGAGCTATGCCGACCGTATCTCCGAATTGAGTTTAAATCCCGATAGAGCAGATGTAATCATTCCTGCTACTAAAATTTATTTGTCAGCGATGAAATGGAGTGGTGCTCGTAAGATTTATGTTCCAAAAATCGGACTGGCAGATGGGATTATAAAAAGTTTGTATTATAGCAAATTTTAA
- a CDS encoding quinone-dependent dihydroorotate dehydrogenase has translation MYKLVIRPILFLFDPEKVHYFTFSMIRFLCKIPLFPEIFRQIYTVKNKQLERTLFGLTFKNPVGLAAGFDKDAKLYNELSNFGFGFIEIGTLTPKPQTGNPKKRLFRLEKDSGIINRMGFNNEGVAKAVKRLKQNKDVLIGGNIGKNKTTLNENAVADYMSCFHALFDYIDYFVVNVSSPNTPNLRALQDKEPLTNLLHTLMAENQKMSVRPTNTTSANTRSKIKKPILLKIAPDLTYEQLSDIIEIVKSTQIDGVIAANTTISRDHLQSKNKLEQGGVSGKPLTNRSTEVIRFLSEKSNKAFPIIGVGGIHSAEDALEKIAAGADLIQLYTGFIYEGPQLVKSINKALLYQKKQ, from the coding sequence ATGTATAAACTAGTTATAAGACCCATTTTATTTCTATTTGACCCTGAAAAAGTACATTATTTTACTTTTTCAATGATTCGGTTTTTATGTAAAATTCCTTTGTTCCCGGAAATTTTCAGACAAATATATACGGTAAAAAACAAGCAACTGGAGCGTACCTTATTTGGACTTACATTTAAAAATCCTGTGGGCCTGGCTGCTGGTTTTGACAAGGATGCAAAACTGTATAACGAGCTTTCTAATTTTGGTTTTGGTTTTATCGAAATAGGAACATTAACCCCAAAACCTCAAACAGGGAATCCTAAAAAAAGGCTATTTCGCCTGGAGAAAGACAGTGGAATTATCAATAGAATGGGATTTAATAATGAAGGAGTAGCCAAAGCTGTAAAAAGGCTCAAACAAAATAAAGACGTTTTAATAGGTGGAAATATAGGAAAGAATAAAACTACTCTCAATGAAAATGCAGTAGCGGACTATATGAGTTGTTTTCACGCGTTATTTGATTATATAGATTACTTTGTAGTCAACGTAAGCTCTCCGAATACTCCAAACCTAAGAGCTTTACAAGATAAGGAGCCTCTAACAAATTTACTACATACACTGATGGCGGAGAATCAAAAAATGTCTGTTCGACCTACTAATACTACATCTGCTAATACAAGGTCGAAAATCAAAAAACCCATCCTTTTAAAAATAGCTCCGGATCTGACATATGAGCAGTTATCAGACATTATAGAGATTGTAAAGAGTACCCAAATAGATGGTGTTATTGCCGCCAATACAACCATTTCCAGAGATCATTTACAATCAAAAAATAAACTCGAGCAAGGGGGGGTAAGTGGTAAACCGCTTACTAATAGGTCTACCGAAGTAATTCGCTTTTTATCTGAAAAATCAAATAAAGCGTTTCCGATTATTGGCGTAGGAGGCATACATTCTGCCGAGGATGCGTTAGAAAAAATAGCAGCAGGTGCTGATTTGATACAACTTTATACAGGTTTTATTTATGAAGGCCCGCAGTTGGTTAAAAGTATTAATAAAGCCTTATTATACCAAAAAAAACAATAA